A window of the Thalassospira indica genome harbors these coding sequences:
- a CDS encoding alpha/beta hydrolase family protein, which translates to MVLAATNLKGCAVPSPRRIRYRRLVRVAIVLFVLLVAVPGSLALIGLSDFDISNRPTEQISFSHDDAVLSGSLILPDAQHTGPIALLVHGDGPQDHFAGDGYLPLINALLDSGIGIYSWDKAGVGKSTGNWLSQSMNDRANEAVAAYDAIKTAHPGSRQQIGFIGFSQAGWVIPKASRMIPDNAFNVIIGGAVNWQNQGDFYTRQRLLADGATQEDIERQIERNHVRDTVIFAPDASYATYLAKTSDPSPMASDRYAFVKRNIASDAKADLAQLETPTLAMWGHDDLNVDAKSDADIYRDILIGRHPENEVVVIPDATHGLLRSNLFNYQLSSEMPTSRQMLYVALGRYAYAPGTFDKIAGWIKQVVEASTPYR; encoded by the coding sequence ATGGTCCTTGCTGCCACCAACCTGAAAGGCTGTGCCGTGCCATCGCCCCGCCGCATTCGTTACCGCCGCCTTGTCAGGGTGGCGATTGTTCTGTTTGTGCTGCTTGTTGCTGTTCCCGGAAGTCTTGCGCTTATCGGATTGTCTGACTTTGATATCAGCAACCGCCCGACTGAACAGATCAGCTTTTCACACGATGATGCTGTTCTGTCTGGCAGCCTGATCTTGCCAGATGCGCAGCATACAGGCCCGATTGCCCTTCTTGTTCACGGCGATGGCCCGCAGGACCACTTTGCGGGCGATGGCTATTTACCCCTGATCAATGCCCTGCTCGATAGCGGGATCGGTATTTACAGCTGGGACAAGGCCGGCGTCGGCAAAAGCACGGGAAACTGGCTTTCGCAATCCATGAACGACCGCGCAAACGAAGCCGTTGCGGCGTATGACGCAATCAAAACGGCCCATCCCGGAAGCCGACAACAAATCGGCTTTATCGGTTTTTCCCAGGCGGGCTGGGTAATCCCCAAAGCGTCGCGGATGATCCCGGACAATGCCTTTAATGTCATCATTGGCGGGGCGGTGAACTGGCAAAACCAGGGCGATTTTTATACACGCCAACGCCTGTTGGCCGATGGTGCAACACAAGAAGATATCGAACGTCAAATCGAACGCAACCACGTCCGGGACACCGTGATCTTTGCGCCCGACGCAAGTTACGCAACCTACCTTGCAAAAACCAGTGATCCGTCACCGATGGCGTCAGACCGGTACGCATTCGTAAAACGCAATATTGCATCTGACGCAAAAGCAGACCTGGCGCAGCTTGAAACACCGACACTTGCCATGTGGGGGCATGATGATCTGAATGTGGATGCAAAATCCGATGCGGACATCTATCGCGATATCCTGATCGGGCGACATCCTGAAAATGAGGTGGTTGTCATCCCTGATGCCACGCACGGGCTGCTTAGAAGCAATCTGTTCAACTACCAGCTCAGTAGCGAGATGCCGACATCCCGCCAGATGCTTTATGTTGCCCTTGGCCGGTATGCCTATGCGCCCGGCACGTTTGACAAGATCGCGGGCTGGATCAAGCAGGTGGTTGAGGCTTCGACCCCGTACAGATGA
- a CDS encoding CobW family GTP-binding protein, translated as MALSNEQFDRIATTVITGFLGSGKTTLLNALLTQDGMDKTAVLINEFGEIGLDHLLVREVSEDVVLLNSGCICCSVRGDLISGLRDLFVKRTRGEIPEFDRVIIETTGLADPAPILHTLMTDPLLTTKFRLDSVVTTVDAIHGAGQLDNHPESVKQAAVADRILMTKADLADDATRTALETRLRALNPAAPIYPVINGDIAVSKLFNAGLYDPTTKSMDVQKWLRDEAYEQHGDAHNHHHDDHGHHDHSHDVNRHDDHIRSFCITFDEPIHWDAFVTWAEIFTQMRGESLLRVKGILNLVGEDAPVAIHAVQHVFHPPASLPAWPSDDHRSKIVFITKDLGPQVIRESLYHLNAAVSETNDGNTVKE; from the coding sequence ATGGCCCTTTCCAACGAACAGTTTGACCGCATCGCCACCACCGTCATCACCGGCTTTCTGGGCAGTGGCAAGACCACGCTTTTGAATGCCCTGCTGACCCAGGATGGCATGGATAAGACGGCGGTCCTGATCAACGAGTTCGGCGAAATCGGGCTGGATCATCTTCTGGTGCGCGAAGTGTCCGAAGATGTGGTGTTGCTCAATTCCGGCTGTATCTGTTGTTCGGTGCGCGGTGATCTGATTTCGGGTCTGCGTGATTTGTTTGTCAAACGCACGCGCGGTGAAATCCCGGAATTTGATCGGGTGATCATTGAAACCACCGGCCTTGCCGACCCGGCCCCGATCCTCCACACCCTGATGACCGACCCGCTTCTGACCACCAAGTTCCGCCTGGATAGCGTGGTGACCACGGTCGATGCGATCCATGGCGCAGGCCAACTTGATAACCATCCCGAAAGTGTTAAGCAGGCGGCTGTTGCCGACCGCATCCTGATGACCAAGGCCGATCTGGCCGATGACGCCACGCGCACAGCCCTTGAAACCCGCCTGCGCGCGCTTAATCCGGCTGCCCCGATCTATCCGGTGATCAATGGCGACATTGCGGTTTCAAAGCTGTTCAATGCCGGGCTGTATGACCCGACAACCAAAAGCATGGATGTGCAGAAGTGGCTGCGCGACGAAGCCTATGAGCAGCATGGTGATGCGCATAACCATCATCATGACGATCACGGGCATCATGATCACAGCCACGACGTCAACCGCCATGACGACCACATCCGATCCTTCTGCATCACCTTTGACGAACCGATCCATTGGGACGCCTTTGTCACCTGGGCCGAAATCTTTACCCAGATGCGCGGCGAGAGCCTTTTGCGCGTAAAGGGAATCCTTAATCTGGTCGGCGAAGATGCGCCTGTCGCCATTCATGCCGTGCAGCATGTCTTCCATCCGCCGGCATCCCTGCCCGCCTGGCCAAGCGATGATCATAGATCCAAGATCGTCTTCATTACCAAGGATCTTGGGCCCCAGGTGATCCGTGAATCGCTTTATCACCTTAATGCCGCGGTCAGTGAAACCAATGATGGCAATACGGTCAAAGAATAA
- the hisI gene encoding phosphoribosyl-AMP cyclohydrolase, with translation MTGSNALIADKLKFNENGLIPAIAQQHDSGEILMMAWMNRDAVLETLETGRVCYFSRSRGKLWRKGESSGQVQKLVDFRYDCDMDTILVEVDQIGVACHTGRHNCFYFAARDGKEVVISEPEVSTEELYGKK, from the coding sequence ATGACGGGCTCAAATGCACTGATTGCCGACAAACTGAAATTCAACGAAAACGGCCTGATTCCGGCAATCGCCCAGCAACATGACAGCGGTGAGATCCTGATGATGGCCTGGATGAACCGCGATGCCGTGCTTGAAACGCTTGAAACCGGCCGGGTGTGTTATTTCTCACGCTCCCGCGGGAAACTTTGGCGCAAGGGTGAAAGCTCCGGTCAGGTGCAGAAACTTGTCGATTTTCGCTATGATTGTGACATGGACACCATTCTGGTCGAGGTCGATCAGATTGGCGTTGCCTGCCACACCGGACGGCACAACTGTTTCTATTTCGCTGCCCGCGATGGCAAGGAAGTCGTGATTTCCGAACCGGAAGTTTCGACCGAAGAGCTTTACGGCAAGAAGTAA
- a CDS encoding ETC complex I subunit, giving the protein MKVRVYKPAKNAMQSGQAATKHWVMEFEPGAKKVADQLMGWIGSTDTRGQVRMYFETLEEAQAFAAKHKLVADIEMPKPRKLQLKAYADNFAFKRVV; this is encoded by the coding sequence ATGAAGGTCCGTGTTTACAAACCTGCCAAGAACGCCATGCAGTCCGGTCAGGCTGCGACCAAGCACTGGGTCATGGAATTTGAACCGGGTGCGAAAAAGGTTGCCGATCAGCTGATGGGCTGGATCGGATCGACCGACACCCGTGGTCAGGTCCGCATGTATTTCGAAACCCTCGAAGAAGCGCAGGCCTTTGCCGCCAAGCACAAGCTGGTCGCGGACATCGAAATGCCGAAACCGCGCAAACTTCAGCTCAAGGCCTATGCCGATAACTTCGCGTTCAAACGCGTCGTCTGA
- a CDS encoding acetoin utilization protein AcuC, whose product MKEHHETVNAFGTATKSALRAIVILSDEIPDHRIADPAPRMIAAEIYRGSSYGPKHPLAIPRVSLVVDMVHALGWVDETTYLTGPVATPDQLARFHDPDYISAVMQAERDQSLPDDLMERFGLGKNGNPIYPEIFRRPATAAGSSVMAANLIKDGGIIHHPAGGTHHGLRDRASGFCYFNDPVLGIYALLDSGLDRVLYVDIDAHHGDGVQIAFAEDERVLTVSIHQEDLWPKTGAIDDIAGGMARNLPMPGGMHDDEMRFILFEYLIPLGLSFAPQAIVLQCGCDTLAEDPLSRQLLGNQSIWEVAGAMTRLAPRSLVLGGGGYSPYGVARCWSGVWATINGIEIPDVLPITAENILRVIKWAHSRGRQPASELFTTLADPWRGGAIRDEVRERVKRLRGYGV is encoded by the coding sequence TTGAAAGAGCATCATGAAACGGTCAATGCTTTCGGCACTGCAACCAAATCTGCCTTGCGTGCCATTGTGATCCTTTCTGACGAGATACCTGACCACCGTATTGCCGATCCTGCCCCGCGCATGATTGCGGCCGAGATTTATCGTGGCTCAAGCTATGGTCCCAAGCATCCGCTGGCGATCCCGCGGGTGTCGCTGGTGGTGGATATGGTACATGCGCTGGGTTGGGTGGATGAAACCACCTATTTGACCGGGCCGGTGGCAACGCCCGACCAGCTCGCACGGTTCCACGACCCGGACTATATTTCCGCCGTGATGCAAGCTGAGCGCGATCAATCGCTGCCAGATGATCTGATGGAGCGGTTTGGTCTGGGCAAGAATGGCAATCCGATCTATCCGGAAATTTTCCGGCGTCCGGCGACTGCCGCCGGATCATCGGTGATGGCGGCCAACCTGATCAAAGATGGCGGGATCATTCATCATCCGGCAGGGGGCACCCATCACGGTTTGCGCGATCGGGCATCGGGGTTCTGTTACTTCAACGATCCGGTTCTGGGCATTTATGCCTTGCTTGATAGCGGGTTGGACCGGGTGCTTTATGTCGATATCGACGCCCATCACGGTGACGGGGTGCAGATCGCCTTTGCCGAGGATGAACGCGTTCTGACCGTATCGATCCATCAGGAAGACCTGTGGCCCAAAACCGGCGCAATTGATGACATTGCAGGCGGCATGGCGCGCAACCTTCCGATGCCGGGCGGCATGCATGATGATGAGATGCGTTTCATTCTTTTTGAATATTTGATTCCGCTTGGATTAAGTTTTGCACCTCAAGCTATTGTTTTACAATGTGGATGTGATACTCTTGCAGAGGATCCACTGTCCAGGCAGCTTTTGGGCAATCAGTCGATCTGGGAAGTCGCGGGGGCGATGACCCGATTGGCGCCCCGAAGTCTTGTTCTTGGCGGCGGAGGATATAGTCCATATGGCGTTGCACGCTGTTGGTCCGGGGTGTGGGCAACCATTAACGGGATCGAAATACCTGATGTGTTACCCATCACAGCGGAAAATATCCTGCGTGTCATAAAATGGGCGCATAGTCGTGGAAGACAGCCGGCAAGTGAGTTGTTCACAACGCTTGCGGATCCATGGCGGGGTGGCGCCATCCGGGACGAGGTCCGGGAGCGCGTCAAAAGACTAAGAGGATATGGGGTATGA
- the znuC gene encoding zinc ABC transporter ATP-binding protein ZnuC, with the protein MTAPLIEGRDLVLSFGNERVLDQVSLAIRPGEIITLIGPNGAGKSTLVKTLLGLQKADSGEVVRKRGLTIGYVPQKLAIDQVLPMTVKRFLSLTRSVSRADCEVVLAQVGAGHVIDAQMSQLSGGETQRVMLARTLLLRPHLLVLDEPTQGVDVSGQAELYRLIDEIRRELDCAVLMISHDLHLVMAKTDQVVCFNRHVCCSGIPETVRQHPEYRSLFGVREADAIGIYHHEHDHEHDLSGHVVGGCGHDHSHDHHAHGHSHDHGHDHSKTVKEGAGTNQ; encoded by the coding sequence ATGACTGCGCCACTCATTGAAGGCCGTGACCTTGTTCTGTCCTTTGGTAATGAGCGCGTGCTTGATCAGGTATCGCTTGCCATCCGTCCGGGCGAGATCATTACCCTGATCGGGCCAAATGGCGCCGGGAAATCGACTCTGGTCAAGACGCTTCTGGGGTTGCAGAAAGCCGATAGCGGTGAAGTCGTGCGCAAACGCGGGCTTACGATTGGCTATGTGCCGCAAAAGCTTGCCATCGATCAGGTTTTGCCGATGACGGTGAAGCGGTTTCTGAGCCTGACCCGGTCCGTGAGCCGGGCGGATTGCGAAGTCGTTCTGGCGCAGGTCGGGGCAGGGCATGTGATTGACGCGCAGATGAGCCAGCTTTCAGGTGGCGAGACGCAGCGCGTGATGCTGGCCCGCACCCTTTTGCTACGTCCGCATTTGTTGGTGCTCGATGAGCCGACGCAGGGCGTGGATGTTTCCGGGCAGGCGGAGCTTTATCGCCTGATTGACGAGATCCGCCGCGAGCTTGATTGCGCTGTTCTGATGATTTCGCATGACCTGCATCTGGTGATGGCCAAGACCGATCAGGTGGTGTGCTTCAATCGCCATGTCTGTTGTTCGGGCATTCCCGAAACCGTGCGCCAGCATCCGGAATACCGGTCCTTGTTTGGCGTGCGCGAGGCCGATGCGATTGGCATCTATCACCACGAACATGATCACGAACATGATTTGTCGGGCCATGTTGTTGGCGGATGTGGTCACGATCATTCGCATGATCATCATGCACATGGCCATTCACATGATCACGGACATGATCACAGTAAAACCGTCAAAGAAGGGGCGGGAACAAACCAATGA
- a CDS encoding iron chelate uptake ABC transporter family permease subunit, with protein sequence MMDDFLFRAVLGGVLLAVVCGPFGAFIVWRRMAFFGDMLAHTALLGVALGLLIGVDVRIGMIATCLAAALILAYGQRQSRIGSDTVLGMLAHSTLALGMVALAFVQGVAVDLMAYLFGDILAVNTGDILLLAVGGAFALGVLAWMWRPLLALTVSPEIAAAESIPVERLRLIFMLLMALVIGMAIKIVGVLLITALLIVPAASARFFARTPEQMAIGAGLFGAASVLAGISLSWHVDTPAGPSIVISAAFLFVLTAGFSPLVKRLVER encoded by the coding sequence ATGATGGACGATTTCCTGTTTCGCGCCGTTTTGGGCGGTGTTTTGCTGGCCGTCGTTTGTGGGCCGTTCGGCGCCTTTATCGTCTGGCGACGCATGGCGTTCTTTGGTGACATGCTGGCCCATACAGCCCTTTTGGGGGTTGCACTTGGTCTTCTGATCGGGGTGGATGTGCGGATCGGCATGATCGCGACCTGTCTGGCAGCCGCGCTTATTCTGGCCTATGGCCAGCGGCAATCGCGGATTGGCAGTGATACGGTGCTGGGCATGCTGGCGCATTCCACGCTGGCACTGGGCATGGTCGCGCTTGCCTTTGTGCAGGGGGTTGCTGTTGATCTGATGGCTTATCTGTTTGGTGATATTCTGGCGGTCAATACCGGGGATATCTTGCTTTTGGCGGTTGGCGGCGCCTTTGCCCTTGGTGTCCTTGCCTGGATGTGGCGGCCCTTGCTTGCGCTGACAGTCAGCCCGGAAATTGCCGCGGCCGAAAGCATCCCGGTCGAACGGCTGCGTTTGATCTTCATGCTGCTGATGGCGCTTGTGATCGGTATGGCGATCAAGATTGTAGGCGTTCTTCTGATTACAGCCCTTCTGATCGTGCCAGCGGCCAGTGCGCGTTTCTTTGCCCGCACACCTGAACAGATGGCGATTGGCGCCGGGCTGTTTGGTGCGGCATCGGTTCTGGCGGGGATTTCCCTGTCCTGGCATGTCGATACGCCAGCCGGGCCGAGCATCGTGATTTCAGCTGCGTTTCTGTTTGTCTTGACGGCTGGGTTTTCACCTTTGGTGAAAAGACTTGTCGAGCGTTAA
- a CDS encoding YitT family protein produces MSTANTNDKTAPTATSETPKKDDIAHRPYEDVLALLLGTMVVSLGVTLYSESILVTGSTAGAALLIEHATGLSFGVIFFLINLPFYWLAFKRMGKAFTIKTFMAVGLVSAFSKLTPMLVEFNTLNPIYAAVAGGALMGIGLLMLFRHRAGLGGVNILALYLQENFNIRAGYFQLAVDMVILVCAFLTLPFDKVLLSILGAVILNLIIALNHRPGRYFSAR; encoded by the coding sequence ATGAGTACCGCAAACACCAACGATAAAACCGCCCCGACCGCAACCAGCGAAACACCCAAAAAGGACGATATCGCCCATCGCCCGTATGAGGATGTGCTGGCCCTGTTGCTGGGAACCATGGTGGTGTCGCTTGGTGTCACGCTTTATAGCGAAAGCATCCTTGTCACCGGCAGTACCGCCGGGGCCGCCCTTCTGATTGAACATGCCACCGGGCTGTCGTTTGGCGTGATCTTCTTTCTGATCAACCTGCCGTTCTACTGGCTGGCGTTTAAGCGCATGGGCAAGGCCTTCACCATCAAGACCTTCATGGCCGTTGGTCTGGTCTCGGCCTTCTCGAAACTGACTCCGATGCTGGTGGAATTCAACACACTGAACCCGATCTATGCCGCGGTTGCCGGGGGTGCGCTGATGGGGATTGGCCTGCTCATGCTGTTTCGCCATCGCGCCGGCCTTGGCGGGGTCAATATTCTGGCGCTGTACCTTCAGGAAAACTTCAACATCCGCGCCGGTTACTTCCAGCTCGCCGTCGACATGGTGATCCTCGTCTGCGCCTTCCTGACCCTGCCCTTCGACAAGGTCCTGCTCTCAATCCTGGGCGCTGTCATCCTCAACCTGATCATCGCACTGAATCATCGTCCGGGGCGGTATTTTTCGGCACGTTAA
- the metC gene encoding cystathionine beta-lyase, translating to MSSQSPKHIATKLVHAGRRSSEYHGVVNPPVLHASTILFDSLAELEKAGASAPGKVTYGRHGTPTRFLLEEAVAELEGGYGTLCVSSGVSAITNAILAFVKPGDHILITDSTYFPTRNLCNTFLKKFGVETEYYDPAIGGDIAGLIRDNTTLVWCESPGSLTFEMQDIPAIAKAAHARNVKVMLDNTWASPILCRPFELGADVSVQAGTKYIVGHSDVMLGTITTATEEDLLTIKKQVLISGDAVGPDDCYLAQRGLRTLAVRLKQHHESGLKVANWLQARPEVKRVLHPGLPDDPGHAIWKRDFSGACGLFSFVMQPVEKTQLANMVDHMELFGMGFSWGGFESLILPSDPTKIRTATKWDDDGQLVRLHIGLEDPDDLIADLEAGFERLKTA from the coding sequence ATGTCATCGCAAAGCCCCAAACATATCGCAACCAAACTGGTCCATGCCGGTCGCCGTTCCAGCGAGTATCACGGCGTGGTCAACCCGCCGGTTCTGCATGCCTCGACCATCCTGTTTGACAGCCTGGCAGAACTTGAAAAGGCTGGTGCGTCAGCACCCGGTAAAGTCACCTATGGCCGTCATGGCACGCCAACACGCTTTTTGCTGGAAGAAGCCGTGGCCGAACTTGAAGGCGGCTATGGCACGCTTTGCGTCTCATCAGGCGTTTCGGCGATTACCAATGCGATCCTCGCCTTTGTGAAGCCCGGCGATCATATCCTGATCACCGACAGCACCTATTTCCCGACTCGCAACCTGTGCAATACCTTCCTCAAGAAATTCGGGGTCGAGACGGAATATTATGATCCGGCGATTGGCGGCGACATTGCGGGCCTTATTCGCGACAACACCACCCTTGTGTGGTGCGAAAGCCCCGGGTCGCTGACCTTTGAAATGCAGGATATCCCGGCCATCGCCAAGGCCGCGCATGCGCGCAATGTAAAGGTGATGCTTGATAACACCTGGGCTTCCCCGATCCTGTGCCGCCCGTTTGAATTGGGTGCTGATGTGTCGGTTCAGGCCGGCACCAAATACATTGTCGGTCATTCCGATGTTATGCTGGGCACCATCACGACTGCGACCGAAGAAGACCTTCTGACCATCAAGAAGCAGGTCCTGATTTCCGGTGATGCGGTTGGTCCGGATGATTGTTACCTCGCCCAGCGTGGGCTTCGCACCCTTGCCGTGCGCCTCAAACAGCATCACGAAAGCGGTCTTAAGGTCGCAAACTGGCTGCAAGCCCGCCCGGAAGTTAAACGCGTGCTCCATCCGGGTCTGCCCGATGATCCGGGACACGCCATCTGGAAACGCGATTTTTCCGGCGCATGCGGCCTGTTTTCCTTTGTCATGCAGCCGGTCGAAAAAACACAACTCGCCAATATGGTTGATCATATGGAACTGTTTGGCATGGGCTTTAGCTGGGGCGGCTTTGAAAGCCTGATCCTGCCGTCCGATCCAACCAAAATCCGCACTGCCACCAAATGGGACGACGATGGTCAGCTGGTTCGCCTGCATATCGGCCTTGAGGATCCCGATGATCTGATTGCGGATCTTGAAGCCGGGTTCGAGCGGCTCAAAACGGCCTGA
- a CDS encoding aldo/keto reductase: MIYRNWQDTKIPALGFGTYELNNDEAAKMIAEAAKIGYRHFDTAQMYHNEQGVGQGLKNSGLARDDYFLTTKVWYDKFQSGDLQTSVVESLRKLDLDHVDLLLLHWPTDDVPLEETMAALNEVKNLGMTRLIGISNFPTALIDQAVSLTDAPLTVNQVEYHPYLDQSKVLESVRAHDMLLTAYCPIARGNVMKDATLKAIGEKYGKSPVQVTLRWLLQQDSVMAIPKSGSPKNAAANFDIFDFELSKNDMEAIHDLANPNGRLIDPSFAPEWDKAA, encoded by the coding sequence ATGATTTACCGGAACTGGCAGGACACTAAAATCCCGGCCCTTGGCTTTGGGACATACGAGCTCAACAACGACGAAGCGGCGAAAATGATCGCTGAGGCCGCCAAGATCGGCTATCGCCATTTCGATACCGCCCAGATGTATCACAACGAACAGGGCGTTGGTCAGGGCTTGAAAAATTCCGGCCTTGCACGCGATGACTACTTCCTGACCACCAAGGTCTGGTACGACAAATTCCAAAGCGGTGATTTGCAGACCTCCGTGGTCGAAAGCCTGCGCAAGCTTGATCTCGACCATGTTGATCTGTTGCTGCTGCATTGGCCGACCGATGACGTGCCGCTTGAAGAAACCATGGCAGCCTTGAACGAGGTCAAAAACCTCGGCATGACGCGCCTGATCGGGATTTCAAACTTCCCGACCGCCCTGATTGATCAGGCCGTGTCCCTGACCGATGCGCCGCTGACGGTCAATCAGGTCGAATATCACCCCTATCTCGATCAGTCCAAGGTACTCGAAAGCGTACGCGCGCATGACATGCTGTTGACGGCCTATTGCCCGATTGCGCGTGGCAATGTCATGAAGGACGCAACGCTTAAGGCCATCGGTGAAAAATACGGCAAGTCCCCCGTGCAGGTCACCCTGCGCTGGTTGCTGCAACAAGACAGCGTCATGGCGATCCCGAAATCGGGTTCGCCCAAAAATGCCGCGGCCAATTTCGATATCTTTGATTTCGAGCTTTCGAAAAACGACATGGAAGCAATCCATGATCTTGCCAATCCAAATGGCCGCCTGATTGATCCGTCCTTCGCCCCGGAATGGGACAAGGCCGCCTGA
- a CDS encoding threonine ammonia-lyase, whose translation MIELQDFRAARKAISDHMRLTPVFAASNFGDTSGFVARDRIPEMFLKLENMQVSGSFKARGAMNAALALEPEQRAAGLCTASGGNHGMGVINAARTLAVPVKIFLPTNTPQPKVKKLRAQGVDVALIGAVWDDANRAAMEHARETGMAYIHPFADPKVIAGQGTIALELLEQQPDLDTLVVAIGGGGLIAGVATAARLLRPSIRVIGVEPAGAATLFESLKANEVVTLPSVNTAATSLAPRQSSALNVDLIGRNVDRIALLSDEEMQKSAKWLWKEFGISVELSAAAGIAAVMNDRLGDPNPGRVGVIVCGTGTDGFE comes from the coding sequence GTGATTGAACTTCAGGATTTTCGCGCCGCGCGCAAGGCGATATCGGACCATATGCGCCTGACCCCGGTGTTTGCGGCCAGTAATTTTGGCGATACATCCGGCTTTGTCGCCCGTGATCGCATCCCCGAGATGTTCCTGAAACTTGAAAACATGCAGGTCAGTGGATCCTTCAAGGCGCGCGGGGCGATGAATGCTGCACTGGCCCTTGAACCTGAACAAAGAGCAGCCGGGCTTTGCACCGCATCGGGTGGCAATCATGGCATGGGTGTTATCAATGCGGCGCGCACCCTTGCTGTGCCGGTGAAAATCTTCCTGCCGACCAATACCCCACAGCCCAAAGTCAAAAAACTGCGCGCGCAGGGTGTCGATGTGGCTTTGATCGGGGCTGTTTGGGATGATGCCAACCGGGCCGCGATGGAACACGCACGTGAAACCGGTATGGCCTATATCCACCCGTTCGCCGACCCCAAGGTGATTGCCGGGCAGGGAACCATTGCGCTTGAGCTTTTAGAACAGCAACCCGACCTTGATACGCTGGTGGTGGCAATTGGCGGCGGCGGGCTGATTGCCGGTGTGGCGACCGCCGCGCGCTTGTTGCGCCCATCGATCCGGGTGATTGGTGTGGAGCCGGCCGGCGCGGCAACCCTGTTTGAAAGCCTTAAGGCTAACGAAGTCGTGACTTTGCCAAGCGTGAATACGGCGGCCACCAGTCTGGCGCCGCGTCAGTCATCGGCACTTAACGTCGATCTGATTGGCAGGAATGTGGATCGCATCGCATTGCTCAGTGACGAGGAAATGCAAAAATCTGCCAAGTGGCTTTGGAAGGAATTTGGCATTTCGGTCGAGCTTTCCGCCGCCGCCGGTATTGCGGCCGTCATGAATGATCGCCTGGGCGATCCCAATCCGGGGCGGGTCGGGGTGATTGTGTGCGGCACCGGCACGGATGGATTTGAGTAG
- a CDS encoding DUF192 domain-containing protein, which produces MKSFFQMALVVCFVSAAVVAGLNAKATGYERSRLLVDGEVFNVELAITPEERSRGLTFRTEMAEDAGMLFDFGGPRDISMWMKNTFISLDMLFIAADGTIVGIEKRTVPQSETIIPSPKPVRFVLELNGGSSDRMGFEVGEKVEGLPR; this is translated from the coding sequence ATGAAGTCGTTCTTTCAGATGGCTTTGGTTGTGTGCTTTGTCAGCGCGGCGGTTGTTGCCGGGCTGAATGCAAAGGCAACCGGTTATGAACGGTCGCGTCTTCTTGTTGATGGCGAAGTGTTCAATGTCGAACTGGCCATCACACCCGAAGAAAGGTCGCGCGGCCTGACGTTCCGAACCGAAATGGCTGAAGACGCCGGAATGCTGTTTGATTTCGGCGGACCACGCGACATTTCGATGTGGATGAAAAACACCTTTATCTCGCTTGATATGCTGTTCATCGCGGCCGACGGCACGATTGTCGGCATTGAAAAGCGTACCGTGCCGCAATCAGAAACCATCATTCCATCGCCAAAGCCTGTGCGCTTTGTGCTTGAACTCAATGGCGGTTCGTCTGACCGGATGGGGTTTGAGGTTGGCGAAAAGGTCGAAGGACTGCCGCGCTAG
- a CDS encoding Fur family transcriptional regulator, translating to MSDLFPRKGHDHDRCVHSALAQAEKVCDSENARFTDMRRKVFTLIWQSHKAVTAYELLDALTAEGQRVQPPTVYRALEFLTELGLVHRIESLNAYFGCDRPDCEHLGQYFICTDCGRVAEAVNEDMSNAVRKAARSVGFTIQATTVEIKGLCHDCATH from the coding sequence ATGAGCGATCTTTTCCCCCGCAAGGGCCACGATCACGACAGATGTGTGCATAGCGCACTTGCGCAGGCAGAGAAAGTCTGTGACAGCGAAAATGCCCGTTTTACCGATATGCGCCGCAAGGTCTTTACCCTGATCTGGCAATCGCACAAGGCGGTGACGGCCTATGAGTTGCTTGATGCGCTAACCGCCGAAGGGCAGCGGGTGCAGCCGCCAACCGTTTATCGCGCGCTGGAATTCCTGACCGAGCTTGGGTTGGTACACCGGATTGAGTCGCTTAATGCCTATTTCGGGTGTGACCGGCCTGATTGCGAACATCTGGGGCAGTATTTCATCTGCACCGATTGCGGGCGCGTGGCCGAGGCGGTCAACGAGGATATGAGCAACGCTGTGCGCAAGGCAGCCCGCAGTGTTGGCTTTACCATTCAGGCGACCACGGTCGAGATCAAGGGGCTGTGCCATGACTGCGCCACTCATTGA